A stretch of Oncorhynchus mykiss isolate Arlee chromosome 12, USDA_OmykA_1.1, whole genome shotgun sequence DNA encodes these proteins:
- the LOC110537003 gene encoding follistatin-A, whose translation MFRMLQTPQLRQGVIALFMWFTHFMEDYKVQAGNCWLQQGKNGRCQVLYMSGMTREDCCRSGRLGTAWTEEDVPNSTLFRWMIFNGGAPNCIPCKETCDSVDCGPGKRCKMNKRNKPRCVCAPDCSKVTRRGSICGSDGKSYKDECTMLRARCRNHPDLEVQYHGRCRKTCHGVRCPGSASCVVDQTNNAYCVACNHQCPEVKSPDQYLCGNDGVVYASACHLRRATCILGRSIGVAYEGKCIDARSCGDIVCRGAKRCLWDEASGRGRCSVCDEPCPESRPGESVCSSDNNTYPSECSMRQAACAQQRHLEVKHSGSCNCLNQV comes from the exons ATGTTTAGGATGCTACAAACACCACAGCTCCGTCAAGGCGTGATTGCACTTTTCATGTGGTTCACTCACTTTATGGAGGACTACAAAGTCCAGG CGGGTAACTGCTGGTTGCAGCAGGGAAAGAATGGCCGGTGCCAGGTGCTCTACATGTCCGGGATGACCCGAGAGGACTGCTGCCGGAGTGGCCGTCTGGGCACCGCATGGACCGAGGAAGATGTGCCCAACAGCACGCTGTTCCGATGGATGATCTTCAATGGAGGCGCGCCTAATTGCATACCTTGTAAAG aAACATGCGATAGCGTTGACTGCGGTCCTGGGAAGAGATGCAAGATGAACAAGAGGAACaagcccaggtgtgtgtgtgctccggACTGCTCCAAAGTCACAAGGAGGGGGTCCATCTGTGGGTCGGATGGAAAATCCTACAAGGATGAGTGTACAATGCTCAGGGCCCGCTGCAGGAACCATCCTGACCTGGAGGTCCAGTACCACGGACGCTGCCGCA AGACGTGTCATGGAGTTCGCTGCCCTGGCTCTGCGTCGTGTGTCGTGGACCAGACCAACAATGCCTACTGTGTGGCCTGTAATCACCAGTGTCCAGAGGTGAAGTCACCTGACCAGTACCTGTGTGGCAACGACGGCGTTGTTTATGCCAGCGCCTGTCATCTGAGGAGAGCCACGTGCATCCTGGGAAGGTCCATTGGCGTGGCGTACGAAGGGAAATGCATTG ACGCCCGGTCATGTGGCGACATCGTGTGTCGGGGAGCGAAAAGGTGTCTGTGGGATGAAGCGAGTGGCCGCGGACGCTGCTCTGTGTGTGACGAGCCATGTCCGGAGAGTCGCCCGGGTGAGAGTGTGTGCTCCAGCGACAACAACACCTACCCCAGCGAGTGTTCCATGAGGCAGGCCGCATGCGCTCAGCAGCGTCACCTGGAGGTCAAACACTCAGGATCCTGCAACT GTTTAAACCAGGTTTAA